One window of Pieris napi chromosome 14, ilPieNapi1.2, whole genome shotgun sequence genomic DNA carries:
- the LOC125056031 gene encoding uncharacterized protein LOC125056031 isoform X1 translates to MVVGENKRTANIMDGIENTGDVRLHDHRLRLKQRFDIVRKLGQGTYGKVQLGINKKTGQEVAIKTIKKCKIETEADLVRIRREVQIMSSVRHPNIVHIYEVFENSEKMILVMEYCSGGELYDYLSQKKVLEEDEARRLFRQIATAVYYCHIHKICHRDLKLENVLLDETGSAKIADFGLSNVFKETSLLATFCGSPLYASPEIVKGTPYIGPEVDCWSLGVLLYTLVYGAMPFDGSNFKRLVRQISNGDYYEPKNPSSASPLIRDMLTVDPLKRADIVYICDHPWVNLGCEASCLEIAEALAAETPVRLDLLLSLAPAAASNTNSVVVPEQSELGGPTESCTDLTSSTSMAVEPSNSAEKRILELVAEGGEDAIKPSPTRTIVAAADNKRKLELAMSGTGLQRKRERVASSASLAGAPALPEEACVPDEDTAGLQDGSSGEMPQHSLKSSATITISPTPAAVELSKAPTEEVKRALNDEIKEEKPKAKKVLSKVDIPEKQNESKVEDGKPSVAATADKLTSLTISQPAPASAPVKPKKLSIGGHVGSFKEQFERRASLTTPPEVKRTVTKPVVSKIAKPKAQSEDRELNKPLDNGTVRLQQIGIEPSPSVPFEEPQTQMNRGGVKKTESEPTHHTQVDPAVLLQDARRSLQSSMAKLAEERAGEENRRRAARDIISSAIRTGKPPVPYGRSSSAGVTSLASPPSTPPAAPPSASSKVFKTEAHHRVEDHRNRGPSVERIIPISVATEDSPTSPTSPSTNAHVPTHKPAPRSTHTPLRRLASTESTGTGEPSPSTGEPIKKSAREFIIPIAVEGKGYVTPRQRSLEPDASPSPRVHPPRLTPRRISSLVSGGESEEEDDTHMHRLRSSRLARAESVSSGEEDEEDEGFHLLTAENLFSTLLHRVRALTQRLNGEEGPGFAQHPHSLFNNLHSPFFNSPHLPRRHFITHRYTESKRSVSETREGWGSRDMQSPFESMFNKSRQTPRGSSKKGKARTGDGDDEREGDAGLDLSDLDLSSIRFSEREMRALSGLTPALSRRLQRQLLRHLPPHAARSLRRTLSLGADRSEPADDPREAPAADDAHSREPPDTEIDDDVPRASASQFYTLPRLRRRSSASREPASPSSALADDCTYKMAAPRDSSGSRPESRGATDRPLLSKYLSERTTSLDDTYASDGGSLVTDPSYIAAYGSPAYGNSTGPNFRRHSLRLSGDRPKKRISRFLRSDFFESPPDESVYTKHKKEKELETQKILKEIREKRSRASDGAATTPTDASEGPNYISEDVTRKCLSPTSILVGKDRSRSTTPFFPSLDNIKENAIDSSTLLKTKNICNETRDSHIRNNNENATNQETRIVRPKSYPAKSIKTYETNKTESERKSSKEIESENKHITSRESKLLRPKSYPNNTNILNKTNSNRTTSKDECKSSTLNENPSPTPEAKTDVEVSFNITLPRKPKPTPTSNSSEVVTQSENLNAREDKTKIDNGSSNLVLKKYKVVNSTQREMSSAVDQNTLNESVVDTTDALRKRNYPNSIKNNISSNGFTRDNSIPKDESKEEKKIVKKKVIKKVPSKSKTTELGNDKKPNDIKSSNDKKIVAKKHKEKSPEDSKQNNVTKKKSVLQSIGHKLEKLTSSKSNSPEKTYQNSSVKASKKETSKLRRTQREHSVPVEPPTESNLIKRAVTVTDVAALENQSSTPNKTTVSKVLGLFKKFEPKEKQLKLNSENSRNNVDEQSISAESDIEKPQRPSSLLLNGVSSKSNKYNKTSSDICTALPTDDDEKLKKKEETKSIRSTLKLDFSKLPRVKKIVPTNPVIEPQIMDTSMDKGKVGKSETNGDCIADGMAKLDLGDALSRSRSRSRSIYSNSDVKSDHSAEIKEKTLISPSSLYPIRSHDSTTPEKEDVGDRIRRKSFYSRFNEKKQRRKSNLVGPGAVEYDPVARIYSHSTDKYDASPTSPNTYDVSPGFSVSSDASPSTDRYRSSLADLARNNLRYDSLNDKVDTYRSLDRSDLRKYSGTRSYLDYDQPSSHGQNRYSRTKSLLETSDGPDTLGLSLLKEPHKYNRTNSLYAPGSYATYRPKRTQLNSAIILKESEKEPSPENILEKIRNRKYSIRVTRKSAPDKDSTSRPAGSPQGEGDGAERSEKGD, encoded by the exons ATGGTGGTGGGCGAGAATAAACGTACGGCCAACATAATGGACGGCATTGAGAACACCGGCGACGTCAGGCTGCACGACCATCGGCTACGATTGAAACAGAG ATTCGACATAGTAAGAAAACTAGGCCAAGGCACATACGGGAAAGTCCAATTAGGTATAAACAAGAAGACTGGACAGGAAGTGGCGATCAAGACGATAAAGAAATGCAAGATCGAGACCGAAGCGGACTTGGTGCGAATTCGACGGGAGGTGCAGATTATGTCATCGGTCAGACATCCCAATATTGTACACATTTATGAAG TATTTGAAAATAGTGAAAAGATGATTTTAGTAATGGAATACTGTTCGGGTGGTGAACTGTATGATTATCTAAGTCAAAAGAAAGTTTTAGAAGAGGACGAAGCCAGGAG GTTATTCCGGCAGATCGCAACCGCTGTATACTATTGCCATATACATAAAATCTGCCATAGGGACTTAAAATTAGAGAATGTTTTACTCGACGAGACTGGTAGTGCCAAG ATCGCAGACTTCGGTCTTTCCAATGTGTTCAAAGAGACGTCTCTGCTGGCGACATTTTGCGGGTCTCCTTTGTACGCGTCGCCGGAAATAGTTAAAGGCACTCCGTACATCGGACCCGAA GTTGACTGCTGGTCCCTGGGAGTACTCCTGTACACTCTGGTGTATGGGGCGATGCCCTTCGATGGCTCCAATTTCAAGAGACTGGTTCGTCAGATCAGCAACGGGGATTACTACGAGCCCAAGAACCCGtctt CTGCATCTCCTCTGATCCGTGACATGCTCACTGTGGACCCTTTGAAGAGAGCGGACATCGTTTACATCTGTGACCATCC GTGGGTGAACCTGGGCTGTGAAGCGTCATGTCTGGAGATAGCGGAGGCCTTGGCAGCCGAGACTCCGGTGCGACTAGACCTGTTGCTGTCCTTGGCACCTGCGGCTGCGTCAAACACTAATAGCGTGGTTGTTCCAGAG CAATCCGAGCTGGGTGGTCCGACAGAGAGTTGCACTGACCTCACCAGTTCTACTTCGATGGCAGTGGAGCCCAGCAATTCTGCTGAGAAACGGATATTGGAACTTGTTGCAG aggGCGGCGAGGATGCCATAAAGCCTTCCCCGACGCGCACGATAGTGGCGGCCGCAGACAACAAACGCAAGCTGGAGCTCGCCATGTCCGGCACCGGCCTGCAGAGGAAGAGGGAACGCGTTGCCAg TTCTGCAAGCTTAGCTGGTGCGCCCGCGCTGCCGGAAGAGGCCTGCGTTCCCGACGAAGACACTGCGGGGCTGCAAGATGGTTCTAGTGGTGAA ATGCCTCAACACTCTCTGAAGTCATCGGCCACCATCACGATATCTCCCACTCCGGCCGCAGTAGAGTTGAGCAAAGCGCCCACCGAAGAGGTCAAACGTGCGCTAAACGATGAGATAAAAGAAGAAAAGCCTAAAGCTAAGAAAGTCCTCTCCAAAGTTGACATACCGGAGAAGCAAAACGAATCTAAG GTGGAAGATGGCAAGCCATCCGTGGCGGCCACCGCAGACAAGCTGACGTCCTTGACCATTTCTCAGCCGGCGCCCGCCTCCGCTCCCGTCAAACCGAAGAAGCTATCTATAG GAGGTCACGTGGGCAGCTTCAAGGAGCAGTTCGAGAGACGAGCGTCCCTCACCACTCCGCCGGAAGTCAAACGGACCGTCACCAAACCCG TGGTGTCGAAGATCGCGAAGCCGAAAGCCCAGAGCGAGGACCGGGAGTTGAACAAGCCTCTGGACAACGGGACGGTGAGGCTTCAGCAGATCGGCATTGAGCCGTCGCCG TCGGTGCCGTTCGAAGAGCCTCAAACGCAAATGAACCGGGGTGGAGTGAAGAAGACAGAGAGCGAACCCACTCACCACACACAAGTCGACCCTGCGGTCTTGCTTCAGGACGCCAGGAG GAGTCTCCAAAGTTCGATGGCGAAGTTGGCAGAAGAACGGGCGGGCGAAGAGAACAGACGTCGCGCCGCAAGAGACATTATTTCCTCTGCTATCAGGACGG GCAAGCCTCCCGTGCCCTACGGCAGGTCTTCGTCAGCCGGAGTGACGTCGCTGGCTTCTCCGCCGTCCACTCCCCCCGCGGCCCCGCCCTCCGCCTCTTCCAAGGTCTTCAAAACGGAGGCACACCATCGGGTGGAGGATCACCGCAATAG GGGCCCGTCAGTGGAACGCATAATACCGATAAGTGTGGCGACGGAAGACAGCCCCACGTCCCCGACGTCTCCGTCCACGAACGCGCACGTTCCCACGCACAAGCCCGCGCCCAGGTCGACGCATACGCCACTTAG ACGTCTGGCGTCAACGGAGTCGACGGGCACGGGCGAGCCCAGTCCCAGCACGGGCGAGCCGATAAAGAAATCGGCTCGGGAGTTCATTATACCCATTGCGGTGGAGGGCAAGGGGTACGTCACACCCAGACAACGCAGCCTCGAGCCCGACGCGTCGCCTTCGCCTAGGGTGCATCCCCCCCGACTTACACCTCGGCGCATCAG taGCTTAGTAAGTGGCGGAGAATCGGAAGAAGAAGATGACACGCATATGCATCGATTGAG ATCAAGCCGCTTGGCTCGAGCGGAATCCGTGTCCTCTGGCGAAGAGGACGAGGAAGATGAGGGTTTCCATCTCTTGACAGCTGAAAACCTCTTCTCCACGCTGTTACACCGA GTTCGCGCGTTAACTCAGCGGTTGAACGGCGAAGAAGGCCCCGGTTTCGCCCAGCACCCGCACTCGCTCTTCAACAACCTGCATTCGCCGTTCTTCAATAG CCCGCACTTGCCGAGGAGGCATTTCAT CACACATAGGTATACGGAAAGTAAAAGGAGTGTATCGGAGAC GCGCGAAGGCTGGGGCTCGCGAGACATGCAGTCGCCGTTCGAGTCCATGTTCAACAAATCGCGTCAGACGCCGCGCG GTAGTAGTAAGAAGGGCAAAGCGCGGACCGGCGACGGCGACGACGAGCGTGAGGGCGACGCGGGACTAGATCTCTCGGACCTCGACTTGAGCTCGATTCGGTTCTCCGAGCGCGAGATGCGCGCCCTGTCGGGCCTGACGCCGGCGCTGTCTCGGCGCCTGCAGCGGCAGCTCTTGCGGCATCTGCCGCCCCACGCCGCTCGCTCCTTGCGACGCACGCTCTCTCTCGGCGCCGACCGATCCGAGCCGGCGGACGACCCGCGAGAGGCCCCCGCCGCCGACGACGCACATTCGCGAGAACCTCCCGACACCGAAATCGACGACGACGTCCCGCGAGCTTCCGCGTCCCAATTCTACACTCTGCCGCGTTTGAGACGACGGTCTAGCGCGTCGCGCGAACCCGCGTCTCCATCTTCCGCTCTCGCCGACGATTGTACATACAAAATGGCGGCTCCGCGGGACTCGAGCGGATCGCGCCCGGAGTCCCGCGGCGCTACCGATAGACCTCTACTGAGTAAATATTTATCTGAAAGAACGACTTCTCTAGACGACACGTACGCGTCGGACGGAGGCAGTCTAGTCACCGACCCCAGTTATATCGCTGCGTACGGGTCGCCCGCTTACGGTAACTCGACGGGTCCAAATTTCAGACGACATTCCCTGAGATTATCCGGCGATCGTCCGAAAAAACGTATTTCCAGATTCCTCAGATCAGATTTCTTCGAGTCGCCCCCGGACGAAAGCGTTTACACCAaacacaaaaaagaaaaagaattggaaactcaaaaaatattgaaagaaaTAAGGGAGAAGAGAAGTAGAGCTTCGGACGGTGCGGCGACGACCCCCACTGATGCGAGCGAAGGTCCGAATTATATAAGCGAGGATGTGACGCGCAAGTGCTTGTCACCTACGAGTATTTTAGTTGGTAAAGATCGAAGTAGATCAACCACGCCTTTCTTTCCCagtttagataatattaaggaaAACGCAATTGATTCATCGACTTTACTGAAAACGAAAAACATCTGCAATGAAACACGAGACTCACATATCAGGAATAATAACGAAAACGCGACTAACCAAGAAACGAGGATAGTCCGACCTAAAAGTTATCCAGCTAAAAGCATCAAAACATACGAGACTAACAAAACCGAAAGTGAAAGAAAATCAAGTAAAGAAATCGAATCTGAGAATAAGCATATTACATCTAGggaatcaaaattattaagacctaaaagttacccgaataatacgaatattttaaataaaactaattccaACCGCACGACTAGTAAAGACGAATGCAAAAGTTCCACCCTAAATGAAAACCCTTCCCCTACACCGGAAGCAAAAACTGATGTAGAAGTTAGTTTTAACATAACACTGCCTAGAAAACCAAAACCTACCCCGACGAGCAATTCATCAGAGGTTGTCACTCAAAGTGAAAATCTTAACGCTAGAGAGGATAAAACGAAAATAGATAATGGTTCATCAAATcttgttttgaaaaagtataaagTAGTTAATTCCACACAGAGAGAAATGTCTTCAGCCGTGgatcaaaatacattaaatgagAGTGTCGTGGACACTACAGATGCTCTACGAAAACGAAATTATCCCaattccataaaaaataacatctcAAGTAATGGTTTTACTCGAGATAATAGTATTCCTAAAGATGAGTCAAAAGAAGAAAAGAAGattgtaaaaaagaaagttattaaaaaagtaccTTCGAAGTCAAAGACGACTGAATTAGGAAACGACAAGAAACCGAATGATATTAAATCttcaaatgataaaaaaattgtcgcTAAGAAACATAAGGAAAAATCACCTGAGGatagtaaacaaaataatgttactAAGAAAAAGTCAGTTTTACAATCGATAGGTCACAAATTAGAAAAATTGACTTCTTCAAAGTCTAACTCACCTGAGAAAACATACCAAAATAGCTCGGTAAAGGCtagtaaaaaagaaactaGTAAACTACGAAGGACACAAAGGGAACACTCCGTTCCGGTCGAACCGCCCACAGAATCGAATCTCATCAAGAGAGCTGTCACTGTCACAGATGTGGCCGCACTGGAAAACCAAAGCAGTACACCGAATAAAACGACAGTGTCTAAAGTGTTGggattatttaagaaatttgaaCCTAAAGAGAAACAGCTGAAACTTAATTCAGAAAATTCACGAAACAATGTTGATGAACAAAGCATTTCTGCAGAAAGTGATATCGAAAAACCTCAAAGACCATCGTCCCTGTTATTGAATGGCGTGAGtagtaaaagtaataaatataataagactAGTAGCGATATTTGCACCGCCCTTCCTactgatgatgatgaaaaattaaagaagaaaGAGGAGACGAAGAGCATTCGTAGCACACTAAAGTTGGACTTTTCAAAACTTCCTAGAGTGAAGAAAATAGTTCCTACTAATCCTGTGATAGAACCTCAAATAATGGATACGTCAATGGACAAAGGTAAAGTTGGAAAAAGTGAAACAAATGGTGATTGTATAGCGGATGGAATGGCCAAGTTAGACTTGGGTGATGCCTTAAGTAGAAGTAGATCTAGAAGTAGATCGATATATTCTAATTCTGATGTTAAATCCGATCATAGCGCTGAAATAAAAGAGAAAACCCTTATCTCTCCCAGCAGTCTTTATCCTATCCGAAGTCACGATTCGACCACCCCAGAGAAAGAAGACGTCGGGGATAGAATACGCAGAAAAAGCTTTTACTCCAGATTTAATGAAAAGAAACAACGAAGAAAAAGTAACTTAGTCGGTCCCGGCGCCGTCGAATACGATCCCGTGGCTCGAATATACTCGCACTCGACCGATAAATACGACGCTTCCCCCACTTCCCCCAATACGTATGACGTTTCGCCCGGCTTTTCCGTTTCTTCGGACGCGTCTCCTTCGACCGACCGGTATAGGTCCTCGCTCGCCGACCTAGCTCGAAATAATTTACGATACGATAGCCTCAACGACAAAGTAGACACGTACAGATCTCTAGACAGGAGCGACCTAAGAAAATATTCAGGAACACGAAGCTATCTCGACTACGACCAACCGTCGTCTCACGGCCAGAATAGATATTCCAGAACGAAATCACTGTTGGAGACTTCGGACGGCCCCGACACTCTCGGCCTCAGCCTTTTGAAGGAACCGCACAAGTATAACAGGACGAACTCTCTCTACGCCCCCGGGAGCTACGCCACGTATCGCCCTAAGAGAACCCAACTCAACTCTGCCATAATATTGAAAGAGAGCGAAAAGGAACCGAGCCCGGAAAACATTCTTGAAAAAATTCGCAATAGAAAGTACTCGATCAGAGTGACGAGAAAGTCGGCCCCGGACAAGGATTCCACGTCGAG ACCCGCTGGCTCACCTCAAGGCGAAGGCGACGGTGCAGAACGCTCTGAGAAAGGCGACTGA